The sequence TTTAATAATCcctccagtgatttttattatctaaaaagtaaaatttcaaatttttcatatattctCATAGATATTCATACAGATATTCGCATAGATATTCATAtagatattcattttgtttccaaAACAGAAAACTGACCTAGAAAACTGAACTGggcatttatgttatttattcgttgatattttttttccctcaaggttccctacaaataaataacgtacgttcttacgttcatttgtttgcaacgaacctatcgggaaatattcgataatttcggagctcttgtggtattatatgcgataattttttcataattctgcgggtaggctatatataaaaaaaacaaacgataacttaaccaaataaacctctcttcatttcatggcacaattctctttgccgaaatttggataggaaaaataatctcctgaataccactcgagcttcaacattatcgagtatttccctctaggttccctaccactcttgtggtattatatgtgacaatttcactttttttctttttgaatggaaatcacCTGTACCTGATACATCTTGATCTCATCCTTGTATTTGAGAGCATCATCCCCCGAGCAAAGTATGCGAACCCTTCTGCcatcattgttatttaaaatgcaCTTGTAAATCCACTTAGATGGAGACTTTGGCAACTCTCTCAGGCCTTCAATGCAGTCGACGTAGCCGATGATTttcctaagaaaaaaaaaatgaaattactctccgaacacgtgtcaatgataggttatgatgattgaatgcataataaatttttgaaatatgttcattttttaaaaataataataggaatACTTACATGAGTGTAGCTGCAACATTGAAATGATCAATGGCTCTGTTGGTCGTATATTTAATAGGTGGAGATGTCATGATGTTTCacgattataaattatctcctttttataataggataAAAACACTCAAACACGTTGCCAAATGTGATGGTTTTTACCGGTTCATTTGTTCCAGCCCAATGTGCGACTAATATAATCGACAGATGTCGCTTCGGTTTCTGTCTTACGCTTAcgcattttcgagatatttcttcgagaaatatcgatatcgatctgtacacgggtctcctttttataataggatTTTATTTCGTGGATAAATTGGAAGAGAATCAATCGATTATCAGTTAAAAGGCCCAATTGCAACCCCCAATCACGTATTACTGTTCAGAAAACACGACTGGATCAACTCAAACTCTTTTACTTGACGATTACCCTCCGAAGATTCACTCGCAATCTCATTCAAATTGAATCTGCACTCTGATTTAATGGAATTAGTCTAGTGAACGGTGTAAGACGCCATTATTCGACTAGAAATATCGTCGGTTACCACCAACGAGGATCGAATATggggtgaaaaaattttctttaccACTGCATTTAAATCCTCTGTAATTTGTCCCGCACTAGGGGTAATCATCTGAAGActgattataattaaataaataaatagtcacGTGAGGTACCGAATCGGTTGCTATGGATTCGTAACCGATCAGTGAATGATTCTGAATCGACGAAATTTTTACTCGAATCATGGAGACCTGGGCTTGTTCCTTGGGTCAGGTGAGTTGCAACTTCTTCTGAAGTAAAAGAAAGATGAACTCGTCTTTTTAAATCACTGACACACTTCTTTTCCAGGGAAGAGAAACGAGTGCACTCATCGCGACAGTTCACCGCGATTGTCGTTTACTGGTCACGTCTTTGTGGAACGCTTTACGtttttcgaaataaaaaaaaaagaaaaaaagtctTCTGCGGTTGAGTACTTGTGCGATGGTTGGAATTGCCTTCTGTGTATTCCACTGGAGGACAGAGTGGAGAGGGACATGGAGAATCAGGGTCAAAGGAAAAGAGGAAAATAGATACGGAAGAGTAATTAGTGGAGTTTAAAGTTGTGTTAGTAACAATTGTTCTACTGATTTCTTTGTTAGAAAAGTCTCAGGGGAGATTATCCAGTACGGAGTACTCGGTTACAATAGAGGTGTTGGTTTAATATGGGTAATTTGAAAATCCTCGACAAGTACGCCATCGCTCTCTGTACCAATACACAGagataaattatcaataataattacgtATATTTATCCGAGAGAAATGtaattaaggaaaattttacggaatttaTCTGAagcgtttcatttttttctgaatatgtctctcctcattttttcattgtacGTCAATCAACGGTTTAATTATCATCCCGATCCCtcattataattatatattttaattatattgaattatatatatttaaatataagaAATGTAAAGGGAGGTTTTGAGACTTGTGTTGTAGGGTCTAGGGTGGATGGAAATACCCCGATAGATTACGCTTCATCGCAGAT is a genomic window of Diachasmimorpha longicaudata isolate KC_UGA_2023 chromosome 16, iyDiaLong2, whole genome shotgun sequence containing:
- the LOC135170266 gene encoding uncharacterized protein LOC135170266 isoform X1, translating into MTSPPIKYTTNRAIDHFNVAATLMKIIGYVDCIEGLRELPKSPSKWIYKCILNNNDGRRVRILCSGDDALKYKDEIKMYQIIKITGGIIKAANPQYRRSTDTVSDKEFQFARRSTFDIFGTFNITNGADNGRSKVISYKKLRWRTFVLLAGQSRSLDGSKSHSEALPCPD
- the LOC135170266 gene encoding uncharacterized protein LOC135170266 isoform X2 yields the protein MTSPPIKYTTNRAIDHFNVAATLMKIIGYVDCIEGLRELPKSPSKWIYKCILNNNDGRRVRILCSGDDALKYKDEIKMYQGTLREKKYQRINNINAQFSFLDNKNHWRDY